From a single Arachis hypogaea cultivar Tifrunner chromosome 3, arahy.Tifrunner.gnm2.J5K5, whole genome shotgun sequence genomic region:
- the LOC140183301 gene encoding uncharacterized protein, with translation MRRYFECQGVVKEAIKVCTATLYLSDNATLWWRRKCVDMEKGTYNIATWKDFKRELKRQFFPENVIYEARKKLRELKHKSTISDYVKEFTTLTLQIPSFASEDVLFFFVDGLQPWAK, from the coding sequence ATGAGGAGGTACTTTGAATGCCAAGGGGTGGTcaaagaagcaataaaggtatGCACTGCAACTCTCTAtctttctgataatgctactttgtggtggaggagaaaaTGCGTAGATATGGAGAAGGGTACTTACAACATAGCCACATGGAAAGATTTCAAAAGGgagttgaaaagacaattcttccctgagaATGTGATTTATGAAGCAAGAAAGAAGTTGAGAGAGTTGAAGCATAAGAGTACAATTAGCGACTACGTAAAAGAGTTCACTACTCTCACGCTTCAAATCCCCAGCTTTGCATCAGAGGATGTATTGTTCTTCTTCgttgatggactccaaccttgggcaaagTAA